In the genome of Kitasatospora cineracea, one region contains:
- a CDS encoding ABC transporter substrate-binding protein, which produces MTTPVTTGRRRLLAVPAVLALALTAACSNSSSDGGGGGGSAAALTGDCAKYQAYAGHSGTKVSMYASILSPESDSLEKSWAEFSNCTGIKIVYEGSNDFESQLPVRVAGGNAPDLAIIPQPGLLAQMVKSGKVVKPPQQTVDNENKWSPVWKEYGSVNGTFYAAPMSANMKSLVWYSPKAFKAAGYEVPKTWQDLIALSDKIARAGGETKPWCGGIGSGTATGWPATDWLEEVVLGSYGGDVYDQWISHKVKFSDEKITTAMKTVADWMQNPAWVNAGFGDVKTIATTTFQDAGTPILSNKCAMLQQASFYRAQWPKGTSIGPDGDVFAFHLPAVNPQVTNPVEGGGEFLAAFSDRPEVQAVQNYLSTSEWAGSRVKVSPGWVSANQGVDKSLYTDPIDKLSAESLTDPSATFRFDASDLMPAAVGSGAEWKALTAWFAEGQSIQKTAADIDAAWPQ; this is translated from the coding sequence TTGACCACCCCCGTGACCACTGGACGCCGTCGGCTGCTCGCCGTACCGGCAGTTCTGGCACTGGCACTGACAGCCGCCTGCTCGAACAGCTCCTCCGACGGCGGTGGCGGGGGCGGCTCCGCCGCCGCGCTGACCGGTGACTGCGCCAAGTACCAGGCGTACGCGGGCCACTCCGGCACCAAGGTGTCGATGTACGCCTCGATCCTCTCGCCGGAGTCGGACTCGCTCGAGAAGTCCTGGGCCGAGTTCAGCAACTGCACCGGCATCAAGATCGTCTACGAGGGCTCCAACGACTTCGAGTCCCAGCTCCCGGTCCGGGTGGCCGGCGGCAACGCCCCCGACCTGGCGATCATCCCGCAGCCGGGCCTGCTCGCCCAGATGGTGAAGTCCGGCAAGGTGGTCAAGCCGCCGCAGCAGACCGTCGACAACGAGAACAAGTGGTCGCCGGTCTGGAAGGAGTACGGCTCGGTCAACGGCACCTTCTACGCGGCGCCGATGAGCGCCAACATGAAGTCCCTGGTCTGGTACTCGCCCAAGGCGTTCAAGGCCGCCGGGTACGAAGTCCCGAAGACCTGGCAGGACCTGATCGCGCTCAGCGACAAGATCGCCCGGGCCGGCGGCGAGACGAAGCCCTGGTGCGGCGGCATCGGCTCCGGCACCGCCACCGGCTGGCCGGCCACCGACTGGCTGGAGGAGGTCGTCCTCGGCTCCTACGGCGGCGACGTCTACGACCAGTGGATCAGTCACAAGGTGAAGTTCTCCGACGAGAAGATCACCACCGCGATGAAGACCGTCGCCGACTGGATGCAGAACCCGGCCTGGGTGAACGCCGGCTTCGGCGACGTCAAGACCATCGCCACCACCACCTTCCAGGACGCCGGCACCCCGATCCTCAGCAACAAGTGCGCGATGCTCCAGCAGGCGTCCTTCTACCGCGCCCAGTGGCCCAAGGGCACCAGCATCGGGCCGGACGGCGACGTCTTCGCCTTCCACCTGCCCGCGGTGAACCCGCAGGTCACCAACCCGGTCGAGGGCGGCGGCGAGTTCCTGGCCGCGTTCTCCGACCGGCCCGAGGTGCAGGCCGTGCAGAACTACCTCTCCACCTCCGAGTGGGCCGGCAGCCGGGTCAAGGTCTCCCCGGGCTGGGTCTCCGCCAACCAGGGCGTGGACAAGAGCCTGTACACCGACCCGATCGACAAGCTCTCCGCCGAGTCGCTGACCGACCCCTCGGCCACCTTCCGGTTCGACGCCTCCGACCTGATGCCCGCCGCCGTCGGCTCGGGCGCCGAGTGGAAGGCGCTGACCGCCTGGTTCGCCGAGGGCCAGTCGATCCAGAAGACGGCCGCCGACATCGACGCCGCCTGGCCGCAGTAA
- a CDS encoding Clp protease N-terminal domain-containing protein: protein MFERFAEEARRAVALAGAEARRMRHDHLGTEHLLLGLLAQPQDPAARVLGGFGLDLAGGRHAVLRALGGPGPERDAAALAAIGIDLDAVRAAVEHTFGAGALDAPPPAARRPRRGGPRFTDRGRRTMVLALRAATGQRARRIETGHLLLGLIREGGGVAVRVLRDQGVDLAELERRTEASLVGGLREAS, encoded by the coding sequence ATGTTCGAACGGTTCGCGGAGGAGGCCCGCCGGGCGGTCGCGCTGGCCGGCGCCGAGGCGCGGCGGATGCGCCACGACCACCTGGGCACCGAGCACCTGCTGCTCGGCCTGCTCGCCCAGCCGCAGGACCCGGCGGCCCGGGTGCTCGGCGGCTTCGGCCTCGACCTGGCCGGCGGGCGGCACGCGGTGCTCCGCGCGCTGGGCGGCCCCGGGCCGGAGCGCGACGCCGCCGCGCTGGCCGCGATCGGCATCGACCTCGACGCGGTCCGCGCGGCCGTCGAGCACACCTTCGGCGCGGGCGCGCTGGACGCCCCGCCCCCGGCGGCCCGCCGCCCCCGCCGGGGCGGGCCCCGGTTCACCGACCGCGGCCGGCGGACGATGGTGCTGGCGCTGCGTGCGGCCACCGGGCAGCGGGCCCGCCGGATCGAGACCGGCCACCTGCTGCTCGGTCTGATCCGGGAGGGCGGCGGGGTGGCCGTCCGGGTGCTGCGCGACCAGGGGGTCGACCTGGCCGAACTGGAGCGGCGGACCGAGGCGTCGCTGGTGGGCGGGCTGCGGGAGGCCTCATAA
- a CDS encoding RNA polymerase subunit sigma-70: protein MSETTRLAADASSGDPATGLRAVRALRDLADRLEDLQVGNARNKGWSWHEIAVCLGVTRQAVHKKHARRAAGQGGD, encoded by the coding sequence ATGAGCGAGACGACACGGCTCGCGGCCGACGCGAGCAGCGGCGACCCGGCCACCGGCCTGCGCGCCGTCCGGGCCCTGCGCGACCTGGCCGACCGGCTGGAGGACCTGCAGGTCGGCAACGCCCGGAACAAGGGCTGGTCCTGGCACGAGATCGCGGTCTGCCTGGGGGTCACCCGGCAGGCCGTGCACAAGAAGCACGCCCGACGGGCGGCCGGACAGGGAGGGGACTGA
- a CDS encoding SDR family oxidoreductase: MRPILVTGGTGTLGRAVVRRLLARGCPVRVLSRQAHTPGEHGWAVGDLVTGRGLEAALSGAGTVVHCATTNGKRDVAATRRLVEAAGGAGVSHLLYVSIVGVDRVPLGYYRTKAECERLVAESGLGWTVLRATQFHDLLLRLLEGLSKAPVLVVPRGVAFQTVDVRDVAERLAQLAEGAPAGRAADFGGPEVRAVEALAVEFLRARGRRRPVLRAPVPGRAVKALRAGGNLVPGCAAGRITFAEFLAERRPS; the protein is encoded by the coding sequence ATGCGGCCGATACTCGTGACGGGCGGGACGGGGACCCTGGGGCGCGCGGTGGTGCGCCGGCTGCTGGCGCGGGGCTGTCCGGTGCGGGTGCTGAGCCGGCAGGCGCACACGCCGGGGGAGCACGGCTGGGCGGTGGGCGACCTGGTGACCGGTCGCGGCCTGGAGGCGGCACTGTCCGGTGCGGGGACGGTGGTGCACTGCGCGACCACCAACGGGAAGCGGGACGTCGCGGCCACCCGGCGGCTGGTGGAGGCGGCGGGCGGCGCCGGGGTCTCGCACCTGCTGTACGTGTCGATCGTCGGGGTGGACCGGGTGCCGCTCGGCTACTACCGGACGAAGGCGGAGTGCGAGCGGCTGGTGGCGGAGTCCGGCCTGGGGTGGACGGTGCTGCGGGCCACCCAGTTCCACGACCTGTTGCTGCGGCTGCTGGAGGGCCTGTCGAAGGCCCCGGTGCTGGTGGTGCCGCGCGGGGTGGCGTTCCAGACGGTGGACGTGCGGGACGTCGCGGAGCGGTTGGCGCAGCTGGCCGAGGGGGCTCCGGCGGGGCGGGCGGCCGACTTCGGCGGGCCGGAGGTGCGTGCGGTGGAGGCGCTGGCGGTGGAGTTCCTGCGGGCCCGGGGCCGGCGGCGGCCGGTGCTGCGGGCGCCGGTGCCGGGTCGGGCGGTGAAGGCGCTGCGGGCGGGCGGGAACCTGGTGCCGGGGTGCGCGGCGGGCCGGATCACCTTCGCGGAGTTCCTGGCGGAGCGCCGCCCGTCCTGA
- a CDS encoding helix-turn-helix domain-containing protein, translating into MIRKMGYHWHLRQVMAERGMFATTDLVPLLAERGVHLSREQVFRMVTQAPQRMSMDTLAALCDILDCQVQDLIEITVVHQQLRKTGTAAPTNAAPEIRRTSIRRPEGL; encoded by the coding sequence GTGATCCGCAAGATGGGTTACCACTGGCACCTGCGTCAGGTCATGGCCGAGCGCGGCATGTTCGCCACTACGGACCTGGTGCCCCTGCTCGCCGAGCGCGGTGTGCACCTTTCCCGGGAGCAGGTCTTCCGCATGGTCACCCAGGCACCACAGAGGATGTCCATGGATACTCTTGCGGCGCTCTGCGACATCCTGGACTGCCAGGTGCAGGACTTGATCGAAATCACCGTGGTCCACCAGCAGTTGCGGAAGACGGGTACCGCCGCGCCGACCAATGCAGCACCGGAGATCCGTCGAACCTCCATCCGGCGTCCGGAGGGACTGTGA
- a CDS encoding tyrosine-type recombinase/integrase — protein sequence MVSGVVHLDPPPAVFRAMLEGWAVQQRTRFLKATTIQARIELVKRFAAYTNEYPWQWQAAEVEAFIDHLRSQPHPIVVSTARGYQNTLRLFMEYVTDARYGWQRVCEGEFGQIPTQILHEWNTVAHVTDYEGDPRRRPLTYDEVQALFDAADGRVQEIRDRGRKGALAAMRDAALLKAVYAFGLRRREAWGLDLTDLRHNPKAAQYGRFGALFVRWGKSSRGSQPKRRTVLTVPEMDWIVPVLDQWLDEARPLFNPGKLPALWVTERCDRLSRRSVNEASVDARDAAGLPVELDLHFLRHSYVTHLIEFDYPERFVQDQVGHEYASTTALYAGVGDEYRNRLLKRSLERQGNLWGAS from the coding sequence ATGGTCTCGGGTGTCGTACACCTCGACCCGCCGCCGGCTGTGTTCAGAGCGATGCTTGAAGGCTGGGCGGTGCAGCAGCGGACCCGGTTCCTGAAGGCGACGACTATTCAGGCGCGAATCGAACTGGTGAAGCGATTCGCGGCTTACACCAACGAGTACCCGTGGCAGTGGCAGGCGGCCGAGGTAGAGGCCTTCATTGATCACCTGCGCTCTCAGCCGCACCCGATCGTGGTCTCGACGGCGCGTGGCTACCAGAACACGCTGCGGTTGTTCATGGAGTACGTCACCGACGCCCGTTACGGGTGGCAGCGCGTCTGCGAAGGGGAGTTCGGTCAGATTCCGACGCAGATCCTGCATGAGTGGAACACCGTCGCGCACGTCACGGACTACGAGGGAGACCCACGTCGGCGCCCGTTGACCTACGACGAGGTCCAGGCGCTGTTCGATGCGGCGGACGGACGGGTGCAGGAGATTCGAGACCGCGGCCGCAAGGGGGCCCTCGCCGCGATGAGAGACGCCGCGCTGCTCAAGGCGGTCTATGCGTTCGGGCTGCGGCGGCGGGAGGCATGGGGGCTGGACCTGACGGACCTTCGACACAACCCAAAGGCCGCTCAGTACGGCCGCTTCGGGGCGTTGTTCGTGCGCTGGGGCAAGTCGTCTCGGGGGAGCCAGCCGAAGCGGCGGACCGTGCTGACAGTGCCGGAGATGGACTGGATTGTTCCGGTCCTTGACCAGTGGCTGGACGAGGCCCGCCCACTGTTCAATCCAGGGAAGCTGCCGGCCCTGTGGGTGACCGAGCGCTGTGATCGCCTCTCACGCCGGTCGGTCAATGAGGCGTCCGTAGATGCGCGAGACGCCGCTGGCCTTCCAGTAGAGCTGGACCTGCATTTTCTGCGCCACTCGTACGTCACGCACTTGATCGAGTTCGACTACCCCGAGCGATTCGTCCAGGACCAGGTAGGCCATGAGTATGCCTCCACGACTGCGCTCTACGCCGGGGTCGGCGATGAGTACAGAAACCGTCTGCTGAAGCGTTCGCTGGAGCGGCAGGGCAATCTGTGGGGTGCATCGTGA
- a CDS encoding vitamin B12-dependent ribonucleotide reductase, with product MTDTTSGSARGSKSDKAAKGAKAPKAGLRLERIYTTPGVHPYDAVTWQRRDVVMTNWRDGSINFEQRGVEFPDFWSVNAVNIVTSKYFRGAVGTPQREWSLKQIIDRVVLTYRAAGEKHGYFASPDDAEVFEHELTHALLHQVFSFNSPVWFNVGTQQPQQVSACFILSVDDSMESILDWYKEEGMIFKGGSGAGLNLSRIRSSKELLSSGGNASGPVSFMRGADASAGTIKSGGATRRAAKMVVLDVDHPDVEAFIETKVKEEEKIRALRDAGFDMDLGGDDITSVQYQNANNSVRVNDEFMTAVENGTPFGLRGRKTGEVIETVDAKGLFRKMAEAAWACADPGIQYDSVINHWHTCPESGRINASNPCSEYMHLDNSSCNLASLNLMKFLRDDDSFDAAAFAKVVELVITAMDISICFADFPTEKIGETTRAYRQLGIGYANLGALLMATGHAYDSTGGRALAGAITSLMTGTAYRRSAELAGVVGPYDGYARNAAPHRRVMQQHADASAAVAPLDDLDAPVWAVANDTWADVVRLGERNGFRNAQASVLAPTGTIGLMMDCDTTGVEPDLALVKFKKLVGGGSMQIVNGTVPRALKRLGYQDEQVEAIVAHIAEHGNVIDAPGLKSAHYEVFDCAMGERSISPMGHVRMMAAIQPWISGAISKTVNMPENATVEDVEEIYFEAWKLGVKALAIYRDNCKVGQPLSAKTKAPAAASVPAPAPAVEKVVEYRPTRKRLPKGRPGITTSFTVGGAEGYMTANSYPDDGLGEVFLKMSKQGSTLAGMMDAFSIAVSVGLQYGVPLETYVAKFTNMRFEPAGLTDDPDVRMAQSIVDYIFRRLALDFLPFETRSALGIHSVEERTRHLETGSYEPTEDDLDIESLAQSAPLAPEKPHVALPVVEQPKPAPAAHNSTELAEIRLGLNADAPLCFSCGTKMRRAGSCYLCEGCGSTSGCS from the coding sequence GTGACAGACACCACGAGCGGGTCCGCACGAGGGTCGAAGTCGGACAAGGCCGCGAAGGGAGCCAAGGCCCCCAAGGCCGGGCTGCGGCTGGAGCGCATCTACACCACCCCCGGGGTCCACCCGTACGACGCCGTCACCTGGCAGCGCCGTGACGTCGTGATGACCAACTGGCGCGACGGATCGATCAACTTCGAGCAGCGCGGCGTCGAGTTCCCCGACTTCTGGTCGGTCAACGCGGTCAACATCGTCACCAGCAAGTACTTCCGCGGCGCGGTCGGCACCCCGCAGCGCGAGTGGAGCCTGAAGCAGATCATCGACCGGGTGGTGCTGACCTACCGCGCCGCCGGCGAGAAGCACGGCTACTTCGCGTCCCCGGACGACGCCGAGGTGTTCGAGCACGAGCTGACCCACGCCCTCCTCCACCAGGTGTTCAGCTTCAACTCGCCGGTCTGGTTCAACGTCGGCACCCAGCAGCCCCAGCAGGTCTCGGCCTGCTTCATCCTGTCCGTCGACGACTCCATGGAGTCGATCCTCGACTGGTACAAGGAGGAGGGGATGATCTTCAAGGGCGGCTCCGGCGCCGGCCTGAACCTCTCCCGGATCCGCTCCTCCAAGGAACTGCTCTCCTCCGGCGGCAACGCCTCCGGCCCGGTCTCCTTCATGCGCGGCGCCGACGCCTCGGCCGGCACCATCAAGTCCGGCGGCGCGACCCGCCGGGCCGCCAAGATGGTCGTGCTGGACGTCGACCACCCGGACGTCGAGGCCTTCATCGAGACCAAGGTGAAGGAGGAGGAGAAGATCCGCGCGCTGCGCGACGCCGGGTTCGACATGGACCTGGGCGGCGACGACATCACCTCCGTCCAGTACCAGAACGCCAACAACTCGGTCCGCGTGAACGACGAGTTCATGACCGCGGTGGAGAACGGCACCCCCTTCGGCCTGCGCGGCCGCAAGACCGGCGAGGTCATCGAGACCGTCGACGCCAAGGGCCTGTTCCGCAAGATGGCCGAGGCCGCGTGGGCCTGCGCCGACCCGGGCATCCAGTACGACTCGGTGATCAACCACTGGCACACCTGCCCCGAGTCCGGCCGGATCAACGCCTCCAACCCGTGCTCCGAGTACATGCACCTGGACAACTCCAGCTGCAACCTCGCCTCGCTGAACCTGATGAAGTTCCTCCGCGACGACGACTCCTTCGACGCGGCCGCCTTCGCCAAGGTCGTCGAGCTGGTCATCACCGCGATGGACATCTCGATCTGCTTCGCCGACTTCCCGACCGAGAAGATCGGCGAGACCACCCGCGCCTACCGCCAGCTCGGCATCGGCTACGCCAACCTCGGCGCCCTGCTGATGGCCACCGGCCACGCCTACGACTCCACCGGCGGCCGCGCCCTGGCCGGCGCGATCACCTCGCTGATGACCGGCACCGCCTACCGCCGCTCCGCCGAACTCGCCGGCGTGGTCGGCCCGTACGACGGCTACGCCCGCAACGCCGCCCCGCACCGCCGGGTCATGCAGCAGCACGCCGACGCCTCGGCCGCCGTCGCCCCGCTGGACGACCTGGACGCCCCGGTCTGGGCGGTCGCCAACGACACCTGGGCCGACGTGGTCCGGCTCGGCGAGCGGAACGGCTTCCGCAACGCGCAGGCCTCGGTGCTGGCCCCGACCGGCACCATCGGCCTGATGATGGACTGCGACACCACCGGCGTCGAACCCGACCTGGCCCTGGTCAAGTTCAAGAAGCTGGTCGGCGGCGGCTCGATGCAGATCGTCAACGGCACCGTCCCGCGCGCCCTGAAGCGCCTGGGCTACCAGGACGAGCAGGTCGAGGCGATCGTCGCGCACATCGCCGAGCACGGGAACGTCATCGACGCGCCCGGCCTTAAGAGCGCCCACTACGAGGTGTTCGACTGCGCGATGGGCGAGCGGTCGATCTCCCCGATGGGCCACGTCCGGATGATGGCCGCGATCCAGCCGTGGATCTCCGGCGCCATCTCCAAGACCGTCAACATGCCGGAGAACGCCACCGTCGAGGACGTCGAGGAGATCTACTTCGAGGCGTGGAAGCTCGGCGTCAAGGCGCTGGCGATCTACCGCGACAACTGCAAGGTCGGCCAGCCGCTCTCGGCCAAGACCAAGGCCCCGGCGGCCGCTTCGGTCCCCGCCCCAGCCCCTGCGGTGGAGAAGGTCGTCGAGTACCGGCCGACCCGCAAGCGCCTGCCCAAGGGCCGCCCCGGCATCACCACCTCCTTCACGGTCGGCGGCGCCGAGGGCTACATGACCGCCAACTCCTACCCGGACGACGGCCTCGGCGAGGTCTTCCTCAAGATGTCCAAGCAGGGCTCGACCCTCGCGGGCATGATGGACGCCTTCTCCATCGCGGTCTCGGTCGGCCTGCAGTACGGCGTCCCGCTGGAGACGTACGTCGCCAAGTTCACCAACATGCGCTTCGAGCCGGCCGGCCTGACCGACGACCCCGACGTGCGGATGGCGCAGTCCATCGTGGACTACATCTTCCGCCGCCTGGCCCTCGACTTCCTGCCCTTCGAGACCCGCTCCGCGCTGGGCATCCACTCCGTCGAGGAGCGCACCCGGCACCTGGAGACCGGCTCCTACGAGCCGACCGAGGACGACCTCGACATCGAGTCGCTGGCCCAGTCCGCCCCGCTCGCCCCGGAGAAGCCGCACGTCGCCCTCCCGGTCGTCGAGCAGCCCAAGCCCGCCCCGGCCGCCCACAACTCGACCGAACTCGCCGAGATCCGCCTCGGCCTGAACGCCGACGCCCCGCTCTGCTTCTCCTGCGGCACCAAGATGCGCCGCGCCGGCAGCTGCTACCTCTGCGAGGGCTGCGGCTCCACCAGCGGCTGCAGCTGA
- the nrdR gene encoding transcriptional regulator NrdR — translation MHCPFCRHQDSRVVDSRASDDGCSIRRRRQCPDCGRRFTTVETATLMVIKRSGVTEPFSREKVISGVRKACQGRPVTEDALAQLGQRVEECVRASGSAELSTHDVGLAILGPLKELDVVAYLRFASVYRAFDNLEDFEAAIAELRSGRPAVPEPVPVP, via the coding sequence GTGCACTGCCCCTTCTGCCGGCATCAGGACAGCAGAGTCGTGGACAGTCGGGCCAGCGACGACGGGTGCTCGATCCGCCGCCGCCGGCAGTGCCCCGACTGCGGCCGGCGGTTCACCACCGTCGAGACCGCCACCCTGATGGTGATCAAGCGCAGCGGCGTCACCGAGCCCTTCTCCCGCGAGAAGGTGATCTCCGGCGTCCGCAAGGCCTGCCAGGGCCGCCCGGTCACCGAGGACGCGCTGGCCCAGCTCGGCCAGCGGGTCGAGGAGTGCGTCCGGGCCAGCGGCAGCGCCGAACTCTCGACGCACGACGTCGGATTGGCCATACTCGGGCCCCTGAAGGAGCTGGACGTGGTGGCGTACCTGAGGTTCGCCTCCGTCTACCGTGCGTTCGACAACCTCGAGGACTTCGAGGCAGCGATCGCGGAGCTGCGTTCCGGCCGGCCCGCGGTCCCCGAGCCGGTGCCCGTGCCCTAG
- the lexA gene encoding transcriptional repressor LexA, producing MSRSQPIEESPLGAPVPVVRSLPGRPPGIRTDEAGLTERQRRVIEVIRDSVQRRGYPPSMREIGQAVGLSSTSSVAHQLMALERKGFLRRDPHRPRAYEVRGVEVARPAAAETSGRPSTSYVPLVGRIAAGGPILAEQTVEDVFPLPRQLVGEGELFALTVKGDSMVDAAICDGDWVTVRKQPVAENGDIVAAMIDGEATVKRLKREDGKIWLMPHNAAYEPIPGDNATILGKVVAVLRRL from the coding sequence ATGAGCCGTAGTCAGCCGATCGAGGAGTCCCCGCTCGGTGCGCCCGTTCCCGTCGTCCGCTCCCTCCCCGGCCGCCCGCCCGGCATCCGCACCGACGAGGCCGGCCTGACCGAGCGTCAGCGCCGGGTCATCGAAGTGATCAGGGACTCCGTCCAGCGCCGCGGCTACCCGCCGTCCATGCGCGAGATCGGCCAGGCCGTCGGCCTGTCCTCCACCTCCTCGGTCGCGCACCAGCTGATGGCGCTGGAGCGCAAGGGCTTCCTGCGGCGCGACCCGCACCGTCCGCGCGCCTACGAGGTCCGCGGCGTCGAGGTGGCCCGCCCGGCCGCGGCGGAGACCTCCGGCCGGCCGTCCACCTCCTACGTGCCGCTGGTCGGCCGGATCGCGGCCGGCGGCCCGATCCTGGCCGAGCAGACCGTCGAGGACGTGTTCCCGCTGCCCCGCCAACTGGTCGGCGAGGGCGAGCTGTTCGCGCTGACGGTGAAGGGCGACTCGATGGTCGACGCGGCGATCTGCGACGGCGACTGGGTGACGGTCCGCAAGCAGCCGGTGGCCGAGAACGGCGACATCGTCGCGGCGATGATCGACGGCGAGGCGACGGTGAAGCGGCTCAAGCGCGAGGACGGCAAGATCTGGCTGATGCCGCACAACGCGGCGTACGAGCCGATCCCGGGCGACAACGCGACGATCCTCGGCAAGGTGGTGGCGGTGCTGCGCCGCCTCTGA
- a CDS encoding ATP-dependent DNA helicase gives MTNDTIEPLPGGPETAEPPAPVPASRLPELLHAAVAAVGGTERPGQVRMAEAVSAAVDEGEHLLVQAGTGTGKSLAYLVPALAHGDRVVVATATLALQRQLVERDLPRTVEALHPVLRRRPLFAMLKGRSNYLCLHRANEGTPSDEGEGLFDPVDALGGPTGKLGQDVLRLREWAEETETGDRDDLTPGVSDKAWAQLAVTSKECLGASRCAYGEECFAEQARERAKLADVVVTNHAMLAIDAIEGAPVLPEHGLLIIDEAHELVNRVTGAATAELTVGAVNRAVKRAAKLANEKAVDALQAAAENFHGLMETAQPGQVDELPEYLGYAVAGIRDACRQVITSLGETRDKGLTDEDAVRKQAMASAETLHETVDRLLTGSEYDVIWIERSDRYGLGTASLRVAPLSVSGLLRENLYRDRSVVLTSATLKLGGDFNGVAASLGLPGETRLPDHRTPDGPAAETGEDAPPYWRGLDVGSPFTYPKQGILYVAKHLPPPGREPDRPEMLDELTELIGAAGGRTLGLFSSMRAAQTAAEQLRERLDVPILLQGEDTLGELIKGFAADARTCLFGTLSLWQGVDVPGSACQLVVMDRIPFPRPDDPLMSARQKDVEAHGGNGFMAVAATHAALLMAQGAGRLVRAADDKGIVAVLDPRLATARYGGFFRSSMPDFWYTTDRNQVRRSLAAIDAAAPPVKQR, from the coding sequence ATGACGAACGACACCATCGAACCCCTGCCCGGCGGCCCGGAGACGGCCGAGCCCCCCGCGCCGGTCCCCGCCTCCCGCCTCCCCGAGCTGCTGCACGCCGCCGTCGCCGCCGTCGGCGGCACGGAGCGGCCCGGGCAGGTCCGGATGGCCGAAGCCGTCTCCGCCGCCGTCGACGAGGGCGAGCACCTGCTCGTCCAGGCCGGCACCGGCACCGGAAAGTCCCTCGCCTACCTGGTGCCCGCCCTCGCCCACGGCGACCGGGTGGTCGTCGCCACCGCGACGCTCGCCCTCCAGCGCCAGCTCGTCGAACGGGACCTGCCGCGCACCGTCGAGGCCCTGCACCCGGTGCTGCGCCGCCGCCCGCTGTTCGCCATGCTCAAGGGCCGCTCCAACTACCTGTGCCTGCACCGCGCCAACGAGGGCACCCCGAGCGACGAGGGCGAGGGCCTGTTCGACCCGGTCGACGCGCTCGGCGGCCCCACCGGCAAGCTCGGCCAGGACGTGCTCCGGCTGCGCGAGTGGGCCGAGGAGACCGAGACGGGCGACCGCGACGACCTCACCCCCGGCGTCTCCGACAAGGCCTGGGCCCAGCTCGCCGTCACCTCCAAGGAGTGCCTGGGCGCCTCCCGCTGCGCCTACGGCGAGGAGTGCTTCGCCGAGCAGGCCCGTGAGCGCGCCAAGCTGGCCGACGTGGTGGTCACCAACCACGCCATGCTGGCGATCGACGCGATCGAGGGCGCCCCCGTGCTGCCCGAGCACGGCCTGCTGATCATCGACGAGGCGCACGAGCTGGTGAACCGGGTCACCGGCGCGGCCACCGCCGAGCTCACCGTCGGCGCCGTCAACCGGGCGGTCAAGCGCGCCGCCAAGCTCGCCAACGAGAAGGCGGTGGACGCCCTCCAGGCCGCCGCCGAGAACTTCCACGGCCTGATGGAGACAGCCCAGCCCGGCCAGGTCGACGAGCTCCCCGAGTACCTCGGCTACGCGGTGGCCGGCATCCGGGACGCCTGCCGCCAGGTGATCACCTCGCTCGGCGAGACCCGCGACAAGGGCCTCACCGACGAGGACGCCGTCCGCAAGCAGGCGATGGCCTCCGCCGAGACCCTGCACGAGACCGTGGACCGGCTGCTCACCGGCTCCGAGTACGACGTGATCTGGATCGAGCGCTCCGACCGCTACGGCCTGGGCACCGCCTCGCTGCGGGTCGCCCCGCTGTCGGTCTCCGGCCTGCTCCGGGAGAACCTGTACCGGGACCGCTCGGTCGTCCTGACCTCGGCGACCCTCAAGCTCGGCGGGGACTTCAACGGCGTCGCCGCCTCGCTCGGCCTGCCCGGCGAGACCAGGCTCCCCGACCACCGCACCCCCGACGGGCCCGCCGCCGAGACGGGCGAGGACGCCCCGCCGTACTGGCGCGGCCTGGACGTCGGCTCCCCGTTCACCTACCCCAAGCAGGGCATCCTCTACGTCGCCAAGCACCTCCCGCCGCCCGGCCGGGAGCCCGACCGGCCCGAGATGCTGGACGAGCTCACCGAGCTGATCGGCGCGGCCGGCGGCCGCACGCTCGGCCTGTTCTCCTCGATGCGGGCCGCCCAGACCGCCGCCGAGCAGCTCCGCGAACGCCTCGACGTGCCGATCCTGCTCCAGGGCGAGGACACCCTGGGCGAGCTGATCAAGGGCTTCGCCGCCGACGCGCGGACCTGCCTGTTCGGCACCCTGTCGCTCTGGCAGGGCGTCGACGTGCCCGGCTCCGCCTGCCAGCTCGTCGTGATGGACCGGATCCCCTTCCCGCGGCCCGACGACCCGCTGATGAGCGCCCGGCAGAAGGACGTCGAGGCGCACGGCGGCAACGGCTTCATGGCCGTCGCGGCGACGCACGCCGCGCTGCTGATGGCGCAGGGCGCGGGCCGGCTGGTCCGGGCCGCCGACGACAAGGGCATCGTCGCGGTCCTCGACCCGCGGCTGGCCACCGCCCGCTACGGCGGCTTCTTCCGCTCCTCCATGCCGGACTTCTGGTACACCACCGACCGCAACCAGGTCCGCCGCTCGCTGGCCGCGATCGACGCCGCGGCCCCGCCGGTCAAGCAGCGCTGA